From Lujinxingia litoralis, the proteins below share one genomic window:
- a CDS encoding ATP-dependent Clp protease adaptor ClpS, with protein sequence MSQHDWDSDVVTEKKTRLKKPRLFKVIFHNDNYTTMEFVVEVLERVFRKSPAESAQIMLRVHNHGHGVAGTYPREVAETKVETTIAMARREGHPLMVTMEPE encoded by the coding sequence TTGAGTCAGCACGATTGGGATAGTGATGTCGTCACCGAGAAGAAAACCCGGCTCAAAAAACCCCGGCTCTTCAAGGTTATCTTTCATAACGACAACTACACCACCATGGAGTTTGTCGTGGAGGTCCTGGAACGGGTCTTCCGCAAAAGTCCCGCAGAGAGCGCTCAGATTATGCTACGCGTGCACAACCACGGTCACGGCGTCGCCGGCACCTACCCGCGGGAGGTCGCCGAGACCAAAGTCGAGACCACCATCGCCATGGCCCGGCGTGAAGGCCATCCGTTGATGGTCACCATGGAACCCGAGTAA
- a CDS encoding phenylalanine 4-monooxygenase, whose translation MERVAQDQELEGLKMEGAGFISHEGRTYTAEENAVWKILCERRMQKLPETACEAWLKGLEKLKMPLDRVPLFDELNDNLRPLTSWELRAVNGFIPAEMFFGSMAKRQFPSTLEIRPMDRLEYLQEPDIFHDVFGHVPMHTDPVFADFVQEYGELVTELDNRDKFDAMARLWWYTVEFGLVQEAGRVKLYGSGLMSSFGEADNVFDGGPEIRPFDLDEVISTPFRIDIYQPIFWVAEGFDQLRASVQELRRRWAEELVN comes from the coding sequence ATGGAACGCGTAGCGCAGGACCAGGAGTTGGAAGGCCTCAAGATGGAGGGCGCCGGGTTTATCTCGCATGAAGGTCGCACCTACACCGCCGAGGAGAACGCGGTGTGGAAGATCCTGTGTGAGCGTCGCATGCAGAAGCTGCCGGAGACGGCCTGCGAGGCCTGGCTCAAGGGGCTGGAGAAGTTGAAGATGCCGCTGGACCGGGTGCCCCTCTTCGATGAGCTCAACGATAACCTGCGTCCGCTTACCTCCTGGGAGTTGCGGGCGGTCAACGGTTTCATCCCGGCCGAGATGTTTTTTGGCTCCATGGCCAAACGTCAGTTCCCCTCTACGTTGGAGATTCGTCCGATGGACCGGCTGGAGTACCTGCAGGAGCCGGATATTTTCCACGATGTGTTTGGACATGTGCCCATGCACACCGACCCGGTCTTTGCCGACTTTGTTCAGGAGTACGGCGAGCTGGTCACCGAGCTTGATAACCGCGATAAGTTCGACGCGATGGCCCGGTTGTGGTGGTACACCGTGGAGTTTGGACTGGTGCAGGAGGCCGGGCGCGTGAAACTTTATGGCTCCGGGCTGATGTCGTCCTTTGGGGAGGCGGATAACGTCTTTGATGGTGGACCGGAGATTCGTCCCTTTGATCTGGATGAGGTGATCTCGACGCCCTTCAGGATCGACATCTACCAGCCGATTTTCTGGGTGGCCGAGGGCTTTGATCAGCTTCGGGCCTCGGTTCAGGAGCTGCGTCGGCGGTGGGCTGAAGAGCTGGTTAACTGA
- the pdxH gene encoding pyridoxamine 5'-phosphate oxidase, whose protein sequence is MPDTDVLPYDDPFDWFEAWYERAQHAGLLEPTAMSLATVDAGGQPAVRIVLLKQVDRKGFVFYTNFESRKGRALLAEPKCGLNFYWPQLGQQVRVEGVAHRVSPQEADAYFASRARGSQLGAWASQQSRPLASRADLEEALAEVEARFQGQEVPRPPHWSGMRVVPTRIEFWQAGESRLHDRWEFVRPTPEVPFERHRLFP, encoded by the coding sequence ATGCCGGATACAGATGTGTTGCCCTACGATGACCCCTTTGACTGGTTTGAGGCCTGGTATGAACGTGCTCAGCACGCCGGGCTCCTGGAGCCCACGGCCATGAGCCTGGCCACGGTCGATGCAGGGGGGCAGCCGGCGGTGCGCATTGTGTTGCTCAAGCAGGTCGATCGCAAGGGCTTTGTCTTCTACACCAACTTTGAGAGCCGCAAGGGCCGGGCGTTGTTGGCGGAGCCTAAGTGTGGGCTCAACTTCTACTGGCCCCAGCTCGGTCAGCAGGTGCGGGTGGAGGGCGTGGCTCACCGGGTCAGTCCGCAGGAGGCCGACGCGTATTTCGCCAGTCGAGCTCGCGGCAGTCAGCTGGGGGCCTGGGCCTCTCAGCAGAGCCGCCCGCTGGCCTCGCGCGCCGACCTGGAGGAGGCACTGGCCGAAGTCGAGGCGCGTTTTCAGGGGCAGGAGGTGCCGCGACCGCCTCATTGGTCGGGGATGCGCGTGGTGCCCACGCGCATCGAGTTCTGGCAGGCCGGGGAGAGCCGTCTGCACGATCGCTGGGAGTTTGTGCGCCCGACGCCCGAGGTGCCCTTTGAGCGCCACCGGCTCTTTCCCTGA
- a CDS encoding thiolase C-terminal domain-containing protein: MKPLKRIFVVGGELTTFIGKGHPDFVWKKHPDFGTRENPGLEDYLSQAINGALEKTGVDAQAIDRGFVGNFAGELFNSQGHLGAMAVRANEKLTGKPFTRLEGACASGGLAILSAIDSLHAGSDVVMAVGAEVQTTVSAREGAGYLARASHWEEERSIDEFTFPAMFARRAKHYKEAFGVTDEDIAHVTVKAYANANKNPKAHMSQVSWDLESASKPGDRNPAFLGNEELKPHLKVSDCSQVSDGGAAVILATEEGLKKLGKKPEDCIEILAYAQATSPLGRVADYTVLDNTKLAADQVYADAGLTPQDIQVAEVHDCFAVTELLMYEALGFAEKGKGAELARAGETGLEGKIPVNTGGGLLAFGHPVGATGVKQLLEIYRQMKGECGDYQLAERPEVGLTANMGGDDRTTVCMALKDVR, encoded by the coding sequence ATGAAGCCTCTTAAGCGCATCTTTGTGGTCGGCGGCGAGCTCACCACGTTCATCGGCAAGGGCCACCCCGACTTTGTGTGGAAGAAGCATCCCGATTTTGGCACGCGCGAGAACCCCGGTCTGGAAGACTACCTGAGCCAGGCCATCAACGGCGCGCTGGAGAAGACCGGGGTGGATGCCCAGGCCATCGATCGCGGATTCGTGGGCAACTTCGCCGGCGAACTCTTCAACTCCCAGGGGCACCTGGGCGCCATGGCCGTGCGCGCCAATGAGAAGCTCACCGGCAAGCCCTTTACGCGTCTGGAAGGGGCCTGCGCCTCGGGCGGTCTGGCCATTCTCTCGGCGATCGATTCGCTGCACGCCGGCAGCGATGTGGTCATGGCGGTGGGCGCCGAAGTTCAGACCACGGTCAGCGCCCGTGAAGGAGCCGGCTACCTGGCTCGCGCCTCGCACTGGGAGGAAGAGCGCTCCATCGATGAGTTCACCTTCCCGGCGATGTTTGCTCGCCGCGCCAAGCACTACAAAGAGGCGTTTGGGGTGACCGACGAAGATATCGCCCACGTCACCGTCAAGGCCTACGCCAACGCCAACAAGAACCCGAAGGCTCATATGAGCCAGGTGAGCTGGGATCTGGAGAGCGCCTCGAAGCCCGGCGACCGCAACCCGGCGTTTCTCGGCAATGAGGAGCTCAAGCCTCATCTGAAGGTTTCGGATTGCTCGCAGGTCAGCGACGGCGGCGCCGCCGTGATCCTGGCGACCGAAGAGGGCCTCAAGAAACTGGGCAAGAAGCCCGAGGATTGCATTGAGATCCTGGCCTACGCCCAGGCGACCAGCCCGCTGGGTCGTGTGGCCGACTACACCGTGCTCGACAACACCAAGCTCGCCGCGGATCAGGTCTACGCCGATGCCGGGCTGACGCCGCAGGACATTCAGGTGGCCGAAGTGCACGACTGCTTCGCGGTCACCGAACTGCTGATGTACGAAGCGCTGGGATTTGCCGAGAAGGGCAAGGGCGCCGAGCTGGCGCGGGCCGGTGAGACCGGTCTGGAAGGGAAGATTCCGGTGAACACCGGCGGTGGTCTGCTGGCCTTCGGGCACCCGGTGGGCGCCACCGGCGTCAAGCAGCTCCTGGAGATCTACCGTCAGATGAAGGGCGAGTGCGGCGACTACCAGCTGGCCGAACGTCCGGAAGTGGGGCTGACGGCCAACATGGGTGGCGATGATCGCACCACCGTATGCATGGCTCTCAAGGACGTGCGCTGA
- a CDS encoding TldD/PmbA family protein — MSERLLNAVGGRLLAAMMVALVGCAATPTSAEPAPATPDGSEREEVVGTLKAELTRSMERLRLPDYEGPYFLSYQLKDDESVTVAGKFGALTADARSRQRYAYVESRVGSYEFDNFANVDAESYRLANFRAERVVPLDDDQALRGALWLLTDETYKKSLSDYLTKRGGAVYEAEEAVEVPSFSREEPTSYRGPDLPLQADPATWRAQVRRITAGMREHTFLLDATMEVSGQRVVRYLVNSEGSEVVDEFRIYTIQAQAYTRADDGMLLENSRLFYARDIDQLPSWEHVEGAIGEMIAELRALRDAEVIDPYTGPAILGPEATGVLFHEAVGHRLEGERQRDEQEGRTFHGRVDQAVLPGFLSVYDDPNLDAYAGVQLNGHYLYDDEGVRAQRAQLIEEGVLRGFLMSRTPIEGVAHSNGHGRAQGVNVPRARMANLVVVASEAAQVSESELREMLLAEVRRQGKPYGLLIKDITGGSTNTLGYGYQAFKGVPRMIYRVDAETGEQQLVRGVELVGTPLSSINKIVAASSETGIFNGYCGAESGYVPVSTVAPSILTTEIELQRTQQSRERAPILGPPWQESP; from the coding sequence ATGAGCGAAAGGTTGTTGAATGCGGTTGGAGGGCGGCTACTGGCCGCGATGATGGTGGCGCTGGTGGGATGTGCCGCCACACCGACGTCGGCCGAACCGGCGCCGGCGACGCCTGATGGCAGCGAGCGCGAGGAGGTGGTCGGCACGCTCAAGGCGGAGCTGACCCGTTCGATGGAGCGCCTGCGCCTGCCGGATTACGAAGGGCCCTACTTTCTTTCTTATCAACTCAAAGACGATGAGTCGGTGACGGTCGCCGGGAAGTTCGGGGCGCTAACTGCCGATGCGCGAAGCCGCCAGCGCTACGCGTATGTCGAGAGTCGGGTGGGCTCGTATGAGTTTGATAACTTCGCGAATGTCGACGCCGAGAGCTATCGCCTGGCGAACTTCCGCGCCGAGCGTGTCGTGCCCCTGGATGACGATCAGGCCTTGCGCGGGGCGTTGTGGCTGCTCACCGATGAGACCTATAAAAAATCGCTGAGCGACTACCTGACCAAGCGGGGCGGGGCGGTTTACGAGGCCGAGGAGGCGGTCGAGGTGCCCAGCTTCTCGCGCGAGGAGCCGACGAGTTACCGCGGACCGGATCTCCCCTTGCAGGCCGATCCGGCGACCTGGCGGGCCCAGGTGCGGCGGATAACCGCCGGGATGCGGGAGCATACCTTCTTGCTCGATGCCACCATGGAGGTCTCCGGCCAGCGTGTGGTGCGCTATCTGGTGAACAGCGAGGGCAGCGAGGTCGTCGATGAGTTTCGCATCTATACCATTCAGGCCCAGGCCTACACGCGTGCCGATGACGGGATGCTGCTGGAGAACAGCCGGCTCTTTTATGCGCGCGACATCGACCAGCTGCCATCCTGGGAGCACGTCGAGGGCGCGATTGGCGAGATGATCGCCGAGCTGCGGGCTCTGCGGGATGCCGAGGTCATCGACCCCTACACCGGACCGGCGATTCTGGGACCGGAGGCCACCGGGGTGCTCTTTCATGAGGCGGTCGGGCATCGGCTGGAGGGAGAGCGTCAGCGCGATGAGCAGGAGGGGCGCACCTTTCACGGGCGCGTCGATCAGGCCGTGCTGCCCGGATTTCTCTCGGTGTACGACGATCCGAACCTCGACGCCTACGCAGGCGTCCAGCTCAACGGGCACTACCTTTATGATGATGAAGGAGTGCGCGCGCAGCGCGCGCAGCTGATTGAGGAAGGCGTGTTGCGCGGCTTTTTGATGAGTCGTACCCCGATTGAGGGTGTAGCCCATTCCAACGGCCACGGACGGGCACAGGGGGTTAATGTGCCCCGGGCGCGCATGGCCAACCTGGTGGTTGTGGCAAGCGAGGCGGCTCAGGTCAGCGAGAGCGAGTTGCGCGAGATGCTCTTGGCGGAGGTGCGGCGACAGGGTAAACCTTACGGGCTGCTTATCAAGGACATCACCGGCGGATCGACCAACACCCTGGGGTACGGCTACCAGGCGTTTAAGGGCGTACCGCGCATGATCTACCGGGTGGACGCGGAGACCGGTGAGCAGCAGTTGGTGCGCGGCGTGGAGTTGGTGGGGACACCGCTCTCGAGCATCAACAAGATTGTGGCCGCCTCCAGTGAGACGGGCATCTTCAACGGTTATTGCGGCGCGGAGAGTGGATACGTGCCGGTTTCTACGGTGGCGCCCTCGATTTTGACTACCGAAATTGAGCTTCAGCGCACCCAGCAGTCGCGCGAGAGAGCCCCCATTCTGGGGCCGCCCTGGCAGGAATCTCCCTGA
- a CDS encoding DUF2270 domain-containing protein, translating into MDDDSPDRTVMVHFYRASVIHADVWRQRLDATTNWAIVTNAAMLSFTLSQPDTPHFIVLLLIGVNFLLLIMESRRYQLYDLWRRRIRCLDRYFIAPNLAPGHGPSSTHARRELKALADDLGHSYPQLNLIDAVGYRLRRNYGYIQLIALGSWYLKLFIHPTVVTDTEQFVRRAHIGYISGPVTMTLVTSLTLIVLFIALRAPSEQMVAWQQLPSPIERLLRTPIFHRRMALDEEENFHRHDHRDEDDSPES; encoded by the coding sequence ATGGACGACGATTCGCCCGATCGAACGGTCATGGTTCACTTCTACCGCGCCAGCGTGATTCACGCCGACGTGTGGCGACAGCGCCTGGACGCCACCACCAACTGGGCGATCGTCACCAACGCCGCCATGCTCTCCTTTACGCTCTCCCAGCCGGATACCCCGCACTTCATCGTCCTGCTGCTCATCGGCGTGAACTTCTTGCTGCTGATCATGGAGAGCCGCCGCTACCAGCTCTACGACCTCTGGCGTCGACGCATTCGCTGCCTGGATCGCTACTTCATTGCCCCCAACCTCGCCCCGGGTCACGGGCCCTCCTCAACCCACGCACGCCGCGAACTCAAAGCCCTGGCCGACGATCTGGGACACTCCTACCCCCAGCTCAATCTGATCGATGCCGTGGGCTACCGATTGCGCCGAAACTACGGCTACATTCAGCTCATCGCCCTGGGTTCGTGGTACCTCAAGCTCTTCATCCACCCCACCGTCGTCACCGACACCGAACAATTCGTCCGACGGGCACACATCGGCTACATCAGCGGCCCGGTGACCATGACCCTGGTCACCTCGTTGACGCTGATTGTGCTCTTTATCGCCCTCCGCGCCCCCTCCGAGCAGATGGTCGCCTGGCAACAGCTGCCCTCGCCCATTGAGCGACTCCTGCGCACCCCGATCTTCCACCGACGTATGGCGCTCGACGAAGAAGAGAACTTTCACCGCCACGACCACCGAGACGAAGACGACTCGCCGGAGAGCTGA
- a CDS encoding NTP transferase domain-containing protein, whose amino-acid sequence MSQPTRAAIILAAGFGSRLQADEGHKLLAQVEGRPMIDHHSSGLHRLGVDHLVVVTGYAHHALEAQLQNVELPEGMRLSCVFNPDFEGKNGTSVLAGVNALRQSGHQGAFWLTMSDHLFEPALFDDLAAEFAPKPEREGALMIDRKLETIFDMPDATKLRLAPTDFDIGKELKRFDAVDAGLFWCGPGFVRALEDAKSRLGDCTTSDAVRALHARQAFEFWDIGARLWQDVDTPGARAHAEMLIKGWRATAH is encoded by the coding sequence ATGTCTCAACCTACCCGCGCCGCGATCATTCTCGCCGCCGGCTTCGGAAGTCGCCTGCAGGCCGATGAAGGCCATAAACTCCTGGCTCAGGTCGAGGGTCGCCCCATGATCGATCACCACAGCAGTGGCCTGCATCGCCTGGGCGTCGACCATCTGGTCGTGGTCACCGGCTACGCGCACCACGCGCTGGAGGCTCAGCTTCAAAACGTCGAGTTGCCTGAAGGTATGCGCCTGAGCTGCGTGTTCAACCCCGACTTCGAAGGGAAGAACGGCACCTCTGTGCTCGCCGGCGTGAACGCGCTTCGCCAGAGCGGTCATCAGGGCGCATTCTGGCTCACCATGAGCGACCACCTCTTTGAGCCGGCCCTCTTCGATGACCTGGCCGCGGAGTTTGCTCCGAAGCCGGAGCGCGAGGGCGCACTGATGATCGATCGCAAGCTCGAGACGATCTTCGACATGCCCGATGCCACCAAACTCCGCCTGGCCCCCACTGATTTTGACATCGGCAAAGAGCTGAAGCGCTTTGACGCGGTGGACGCCGGCCTCTTCTGGTGCGGCCCGGGCTTTGTCCGGGCCCTCGAAGACGCCAAAAGCCGCCTGGGTGACTGCACGACCTCCGACGCGGTCCGAGCGCTGCACGCCCGCCAGGCCTTCGAGTTCTGGGACATCGGGGCGCGTCTCTGGCAAGACGTCGACACCCCGGGGGCCCGCGCTCACGCCGAGATGCTGATCAAGGGATGGCGCGCCACAGCGCACTGA
- a CDS encoding cupredoxin domain-containing protein: MFTRFVAKAMSVAVLVSLVAFTVACGGKDNVPDDSGAQTSTAPESRSVVLYQFRYQPSSLTIPAGTTVTFKNRDPERHNISIAALNVDQNLDANQEWSYTFNTTGEFAASNRFNDRMQLTIIVE; encoded by the coding sequence ATGTTCACGCGTTTTGTCGCTAAAGCCATGTCCGTCGCCGTACTCGTCAGCCTTGTTGCGTTCACCGTTGCCTGTGGTGGCAAAGACAACGTGCCCGATGACTCGGGCGCTCAGACCTCGACCGCGCCGGAAAGCCGCTCGGTGGTCCTTTACCAGTTCCGCTACCAGCCCAGCAGCCTGACCATCCCGGCGGGCACCACGGTCACCTTCAAGAACCGTGATCCGGAGCGTCACAACATCAGCATCGCCGCGCTCAACGTCGACCAGAACCTCGACGCGAACCAAGAGTGGTCTTATACCTTTAACACCACCGGTGAGTTCGCCGCCTCCAACCGCTTCAACGATCGTATGCAGCTGACGATCATCGTGGAGTGA
- a CDS encoding response regulator: MKRTPVSIRGAHFEADDSAGPHADTEGLEPYKVLIVDDETHILKAVQRLFLGQGYEVLSAPSGADAVELFREHQIAVIISDQRMPGLSGAALLNYVRKKSPHTVRIMLTGNNDVATAIEAINQGEVFRFITKPWDHDEFLKIVGLAIEHHELLISRVRYQEHIREQNERLSVLNTELSELNEELEARVEARTQEVVARQREIERLYCELQGSFDATIKALVSIMELGEVHVIEHCQRTAERVRMFGERLGLDTDEIQEVERATLLHWIGLINAPPRVFELPVEELDEEAKASWEFHTVLGQQAIQHVPALRQAGRMILHYLNRYDAPEFQPGRIDPSSGDVYQESFVRGCRILGICSAFERVRTGLRGNNRLEVAGAVERGLQLLQKGAGTRYDPELVRQFREMVAQEMATARTREIVVSFENLRPGMVLARPLETAQGIPVAPRDMIITDELIARLGRFQDSNGLNEIRVWG, from the coding sequence ATGAAGCGAACGCCAGTGTCTATACGGGGGGCGCATTTCGAGGCCGACGATTCGGCCGGACCACATGCCGACACCGAAGGGCTTGAGCCTTATAAAGTGCTCATCGTCGACGACGAGACGCACATCCTCAAGGCTGTGCAGCGCCTCTTTTTGGGGCAGGGCTATGAGGTGCTGAGCGCCCCCAGCGGGGCCGACGCCGTAGAGCTTTTCCGGGAGCATCAGATCGCTGTGATCATCAGCGATCAGCGCATGCCCGGATTAAGCGGGGCGGCGCTTCTGAACTACGTGCGCAAGAAGTCGCCGCATACCGTGCGGATTATGCTCACCGGCAACAATGACGTGGCCACGGCCATTGAGGCGATCAATCAGGGCGAGGTGTTTCGTTTCATCACCAAACCCTGGGACCATGACGAGTTCCTCAAAATTGTGGGTCTGGCGATCGAGCACCACGAGTTGCTCATCTCGCGCGTGCGTTATCAGGAGCATATTCGCGAGCAGAACGAGCGCCTTTCGGTCTTGAACACCGAACTCTCCGAACTCAACGAAGAGCTGGAAGCGCGGGTGGAGGCGCGTACCCAGGAGGTGGTCGCGCGCCAGCGCGAGATCGAGCGCCTCTACTGTGAGCTCCAGGGGAGTTTTGACGCTACGATCAAGGCATTGGTCTCCATTATGGAACTCGGCGAGGTCCACGTCATTGAACATTGCCAGCGCACCGCGGAACGGGTGCGGATGTTTGGTGAGCGCCTGGGCCTGGATACGGATGAGATTCAGGAGGTGGAGCGGGCAACGCTTCTGCACTGGATCGGGCTGATTAATGCGCCTCCCCGCGTTTTTGAGCTTCCCGTTGAAGAACTCGACGAGGAGGCCAAAGCCAGCTGGGAGTTTCATACCGTTCTCGGGCAGCAGGCCATTCAGCATGTGCCGGCGTTGCGCCAGGCGGGGCGGATGATCCTGCACTACCTGAACCGCTACGACGCCCCGGAGTTTCAGCCCGGACGCATCGATCCCTCCTCGGGGGATGTGTATCAGGAATCTTTTGTTCGGGGCTGTCGGATTTTGGGCATTTGCAGCGCGTTTGAACGGGTGCGCACCGGGTTGCGGGGCAACAATCGCCTGGAGGTCGCCGGGGCGGTGGAGCGGGGGCTGCAACTCCTTCAGAAGGGGGCGGGTACGCGCTACGATCCGGAGCTGGTACGGCAGTTTCGCGAGATGGTCGCGCAGGAAATGGCAACCGCCCGCACGCGCGAAATCGTGGTCAGTTTTGAGAACCTGCGCCCCGGCATGGTGTTGGCTCGGCCGCTGGAAACCGCCCAGGGCATTCCGGTGGCGCCCCGCGATATGATCATCACCGATGAGCTTATCGCGCGCCTGGGACGCTTCCAGGATTCCAACGGACTCAACGAGATTCGGGTCTGGGGCTGA